One Flammeovirga agarivorans DNA window includes the following coding sequences:
- a CDS encoding arylsulfatase has translation MKRFNLFITTVLLFTSQLMAQKQPNILVIFGDDIGMFNISAYNDGMMGYKTPNIDRIANSGIRFTDSYAQNSCTAGRSVFLTGQSAKRTGLSKVGLPGDDLGLQKEDPTIAEILKDMGYTTGQFGKNHLGDKDEFLPTNHGFDEFFGNLYHLNAEEEPEHPDYPKDPAFKERFGPRGVIHSYADGRISDTGPLTKKRMETVDREFLAASLDFIDKAHEEKEPFFVWFNSTRMHVVTHLTEEADGKTGQGIYADGMVEHDGHIGQLLDKLDELGITENTIVVYTTDNGAEVLSWPDGGMIPFRGEKNTTWEGGFRAPMMVSWPGTIKPQVSNEIISLEDWMPTLIAAAGDDQIKDKLLTGHKAGDMTYKVHLDGYNFMPYFLGKEAKGPREDFFYFTDGGDLSAVRIGDWKFMFSIQEHEGLDVWIKPFTKLRAPIIINLRRDPFERAIDESGYTDFFIEHMFLMAPTVERVKEYMGTFKEFPPRQAAASWVE, from the coding sequence CTACTGTATTGTTATTTACCTCTCAATTAATGGCACAAAAACAACCGAACATACTTGTCATTTTTGGTGATGATATCGGGATGTTTAATATCAGTGCTTATAATGATGGAATGATGGGGTATAAAACTCCCAATATTGATAGAATAGCCAATTCAGGAATCAGATTTACTGATAGCTATGCACAAAACAGTTGTACAGCCGGTCGTTCTGTGTTTTTAACGGGACAAAGTGCGAAAAGAACAGGTCTTTCCAAAGTAGGTTTACCAGGTGATGATTTAGGATTACAAAAAGAAGATCCAACTATCGCAGAAATCCTAAAAGATATGGGATATACTACAGGACAATTTGGTAAAAACCACTTGGGTGATAAAGATGAATTCCTTCCAACAAATCATGGTTTTGATGAATTCTTCGGTAACCTTTACCACTTAAATGCAGAAGAGGAGCCAGAACATCCAGATTATCCAAAAGATCCTGCTTTTAAAGAAAGATTTGGTCCTAGAGGTGTTATCCACTCTTATGCTGATGGTCGTATTTCTGATACAGGTCCATTGACAAAGAAAAGAATGGAAACAGTAGATAGAGAATTCTTAGCTGCTTCTTTAGATTTTATCGATAAAGCACATGAAGAAAAAGAACCTTTCTTTGTATGGTTCAACTCTACAAGAATGCATGTGGTTACCCACCTTACAGAAGAGGCAGACGGTAAAACAGGGCAAGGTATCTATGCTGATGGTATGGTAGAGCATGATGGCCACATAGGTCAGCTACTAGATAAATTAGATGAATTAGGAATTACTGAAAACACTATCGTAGTGTACACGACGGATAATGGAGCAGAAGTTTTGTCATGGCCTGACGGTGGTATGATTCCTTTCCGCGGAGAGAAAAATACTACTTGGGAAGGTGGTTTCAGAGCACCGATGATGGTCAGCTGGCCAGGAACTATTAAGCCTCAAGTATCTAATGAAATTATTTCCTTAGAAGATTGGATGCCTACATTGATTGCCGCAGCAGGTGATGATCAAATTAAAGATAAATTATTAACTGGTCATAAAGCAGGTGATATGACGTACAAAGTTCACCTAGACGGTTACAACTTCATGCCTTATTTCTTAGGTAAAGAAGCAAAAGGTCCTAGAGAAGATTTCTTCTACTTCACTGATGGTGGAGATCTTTCAGCAGTTAGGATTGGAGATTGGAAATTTATGTTCTCTATCCAAGAACATGAAGGATTGGATGTGTGGATCAAGCCTTTCACTAAATTAAGAGCTCCGATCATCATCAACTTGAGAAGAGATCCATTCGAAAGAGCTATTGACGAATCAGGATATACAGATTTCTTTATAGAGCATATGTTCTTGATGGCTCCAACCGTAGAGAGAGTAAAAGAATACATGGGAACTTTTAAAGAGTTTCCTCCAAGACAAGCGGCAGCTTCATGGGTAGAGTAA
- a CDS encoding M48 family metalloprotease — protein sequence MKAILSLLYTLVFHLFIQNMGIAQSIELDKSIGREYANKVIQEIGVYQDKALTDYINSVGQHLVDQLENKQFDYEFRIVPEVEPNAFALPGGYVFITTGLLSIIQTEDELAGILSHEIIHAHNRHSIAQMKKGILPKLLELPGDLLGVINKDLGTFFNAPIRSTNALYMASYGRKKETEADLEGMELSLKAGYNPESLKDILHRMTEVVALITGESESKSYFNDHPYTPDRESKISLQASFMIQNKDYHNKKNYHTQIDGLLFGRSATYGVFNGNIFMHPTLSIKVELPDQWLLVNEKEFVGAYSQNQKEGIVITLEKDQNDVMESVLAFSDKLTDKEKTCIVDKGYFPHHEKDGYSLSFKSSDKSNESYVHLGWVSVNNRIYKISNFSSSPAKEVFMDVITSLGDLTSEEKLSIQTQKIAIVKAKKGETLEQLCQRTNNSFQLLLIGFLNDKKREQTLVEGENIKVIQKYPYTTETSIDYTVRIAE from the coding sequence ATGAAAGCCATACTATCTCTACTTTATACTTTAGTTTTTCATCTTTTTATTCAGAATATGGGAATTGCCCAAAGTATTGAATTGGATAAAAGCATTGGTCGAGAATATGCCAATAAAGTCATTCAAGAAATAGGCGTATATCAGGATAAAGCATTAACAGATTATATCAACAGTGTAGGGCAACACCTTGTTGATCAATTAGAAAATAAGCAGTTTGATTATGAGTTTCGAATTGTACCTGAAGTGGAGCCAAATGCTTTCGCTTTACCTGGAGGATATGTTTTTATTACGACAGGTTTATTATCGATTATTCAGACAGAGGATGAACTGGCAGGGATCTTATCACATGAAATAATACATGCTCATAATAGACATTCTATAGCTCAAATGAAAAAAGGAATTTTACCAAAGCTGTTAGAATTACCTGGCGATTTATTAGGTGTGATAAATAAAGACTTAGGAACATTTTTTAATGCTCCCATCAGATCAACAAATGCACTTTATATGGCTTCATATGGTAGAAAAAAGGAAACTGAAGCAGATTTAGAGGGTATGGAACTCTCCTTAAAGGCAGGGTATAATCCAGAATCCTTAAAAGATATATTACATAGAATGACAGAGGTTGTAGCATTAATAACTGGCGAGTCTGAAAGTAAAAGTTATTTCAATGATCACCCTTATACACCGGATAGGGAAAGCAAAATTTCTTTACAGGCTTCTTTTATGATTCAGAATAAAGACTACCATAACAAGAAGAATTATCATACTCAGATTGATGGGTTATTATTTGGTAGAAGTGCCACTTATGGAGTCTTTAATGGGAATATATTTATGCACCCAACCTTATCAATAAAAGTCGAGTTACCAGATCAATGGTTGCTAGTGAATGAGAAAGAGTTTGTAGGTGCTTATAGCCAAAATCAAAAAGAAGGAATTGTAATCACATTAGAAAAAGATCAAAATGATGTAATGGAGTCAGTCTTGGCTTTTTCAGATAAGTTGACTGATAAAGAGAAGACATGTATTGTGGATAAAGGGTACTTTCCTCATCATGAAAAGGACGGTTATAGTCTGTCTTTTAAGTCTTCTGATAAATCTAATGAAAGCTATGTTCACCTAGGATGGGTAAGTGTAAATAATAGAATCTATAAAATCAGTAACTTTTCTTCTTCACCAGCAAAAGAGGTTTTTATGGATGTTATCACTTCGTTAGGTGATTTAACAAGTGAAGAAAAATTGTCTATACAAACGCAGAAGATTGCTATTGTGAAAGCCAAGAAAGGTGAAACCCTAGAACAGCTTTGTCAACGAACAAATAATAGTTTTCAATTGCTATTGATTGGGTTTCTGAATGACAAAAAACGAGAGCAAACCTTAGTAGAAGGTGAAAATATTAAAGTGATTCAGAAGTATCCATATACTACTGAAACGTCGATAGATTATACCGTTAGAATAGCAGAATAA
- a CDS encoding HdeD family acid-resistance protein: MKVSKSLKHWYLFLLSGILLVGTGIITFFYPLESYLVLSVFFSITFILTGMSDIIFSIINRNVLRGWGWSLFWGIINTLLGVFLIQNPSISVATLPMYVGFTFLVRSIGVLSYSELLKSFGIIASDPLTILGVIGLILSLVLIWNPILAGLTIVTLMGVIFIVTGVFQISLSFRLKKAKEVIQNKVDLELV; encoded by the coding sequence ATGAAAGTCTCAAAATCATTAAAACATTGGTATTTATTTCTTTTATCAGGAATATTATTAGTTGGTACTGGAATTATCACTTTCTTTTATCCATTAGAAAGTTACTTAGTATTATCTGTATTTTTTAGCATTACTTTTATTTTAACTGGAATGTCCGATATCATATTTTCTATTATCAATAGGAACGTATTGAGAGGTTGGGGATGGTCCTTGTTCTGGGGTATTATTAATACTTTATTAGGCGTATTTTTAATTCAGAATCCGTCGATATCAGTAGCCACATTGCCCATGTATGTCGGGTTTACCTTCTTGGTAAGGTCTATTGGTGTATTGTCTTACTCAGAATTATTAAAAAGTTTTGGAATTATTGCCTCAGACCCTTTAACGATTCTTGGAGTGATTGGGCTCATTTTATCATTGGTATTGATATGGAACCCAATATTAGCAGGACTCACTATTGTTACACTAATGGGTGTGATATTCATCGTTACTGGAGTCTTTCAGATATCATTGTCCTTTCGATTGAAAAAGGCAAAAGAGGTGATTCAGAATAAAGTAGATTTAGAGTTAGTATAG
- a CDS encoding response regulator transcription factor: MSTIKLFLVDDHKMIREGLKNFLLDDTTFEIVGEADHGKECLEILEKDNDVDILLTDVNMPEMDGLELVQHVKKLYPHIKLMALTMLGESQHIKKMLAEGTMGYLLKNCSEEELINGIKIVHSGGTYYSPEVTNAIINNIRKVKPQKTQVALEVPLSDREKDVLHLILKEKTNKEIADELFISIRTVDAHKRNLLDKTGSKNLAGLILYAIDKQLFDDI; this comes from the coding sequence ATGAGTACAATAAAACTTTTTCTTGTTGATGATCATAAAATGATCCGAGAAGGATTAAAAAACTTCTTATTAGATGATACTACTTTTGAAATTGTAGGAGAAGCTGACCATGGAAAAGAGTGTCTAGAAATATTAGAAAAAGATAACGATGTTGATATCCTCCTTACAGATGTGAATATGCCTGAAATGGATGGATTAGAATTGGTACAACATGTAAAAAAGTTATACCCTCATATTAAACTTATGGCCCTGACAATGCTTGGAGAAAGTCAGCATATTAAAAAAATGCTAGCTGAAGGGACAATGGGATACCTACTTAAGAACTGCTCGGAAGAAGAACTAATTAATGGTATTAAAATCGTACACTCTGGTGGTACTTATTACTCTCCAGAAGTAACCAATGCGATAATTAATAATATCAGAAAAGTAAAACCTCAAAAAACTCAAGTAGCTCTAGAAGTTCCTTTATCTGATAGGGAGAAAGATGTTTTACACCTTATCCTAAAAGAGAAAACCAATAAAGAAATTGCTGATGAGCTATTTATCAGTATTCGTACAGTAGATGCACATAAAAGAAACCTGCTTGATAAAACAGGGAGCAAAAATTTAGCAGGATTAATTTTATATGCTATTGATAAGCAACTCTTTGATGACATTTAA
- a CDS encoding sensor histidine kinase: protein MTEVDKSTEHIDFKFYHNFNGHQIQNKQVEVTLYRILQEGINNIFKYSKATKVDIQLKSYEDIYMLTIEDNGIGFDAKKVVKENSGLGFKGIKNRLDAINGFLEIESQEGRGTTLLIEIKKDF, encoded by the coding sequence ATCACAGAAGTAGATAAAAGTACAGAGCATATTGATTTCAAATTTTACCATAACTTTAACGGGCATCAAATTCAGAATAAACAAGTAGAAGTCACTTTATACAGAATTCTACAAGAAGGTATTAATAACATATTTAAGTATTCAAAAGCCACAAAAGTTGATATCCAACTCAAGAGTTATGAAGATATTTATATGTTAACCATAGAAGATAATGGTATTGGTTTTGATGCTAAAAAGGTAGTTAAAGAAAACTCAGGTTTAGGTTTTAAAGGAATAAAAAACAGACTTGATGCTATTAATGGTTTTCTTGAAATTGAAAGTCAGGAAGGTCGAGGAACTACTTTACTAATTGAGATAAAAAAAGATTTTTAA
- a CDS encoding tetratricopeptide repeat protein yields MNWINKYSLISILLLFMSNVSICQTETDSLWDIWTDLKAEDTTRLEALIQFGGEMAKTNSDSVLILSEMGFQYALESNLLNYQAKALNLKAKTLYRKGEYDDSEEIYGQAITLGRKAEDSLLVASSFQGIGTVYYARGEYETSIDYYQKSYARSSILNDNILMGDVMNNIGIINVIQKDYERAEKNLKKCDSLYMAAGDQRSAPLTNLAVLKFRKGDLIQSMELYLQAVRINEKNGDDYSNAFAYSNIANIYFDLNDFERYEEYINKSLEIRRKLGDKAGILNNTLNLGLGYSNEDQYEKALPILEESLALAKEIDDKNSEAHILVHLAFLQVKLNETENTLATINDALKINKKLGNQLGITLCNKAYGNYYKLKGNNSKALIYYKKGLKIAKETDLEQTKDISEKIYEIYKMQNNSAEALKAFELFVTSKDSVHNLETQKEVLHQQYKYENEKRALSDSLNYASQQQIQQEKLIQSKNQKTALIIILSLVTMFTIFAINRVRLTRKQKKIIEGQVIELNELNENLEEKVIERSQKIADREEQLRYALEASNDGIWDWKVKSNRMIFSPALYTMLGYVPYGFKETWEEIQNRIHLDDLKKIEDASYLDLILQSNEGSLITEARLKNKFGKYIWVQIKGKVVSRDNTGTPDRVVGTFTDITSIKQKAKDILNAVMTTEDIERNRISKDIHDGLQQTLTVSSLNFQKVRKSIGELPTEVIETFGIGYDYLQKSITESRSVAHSLMPKAIVDFGIISAF; encoded by the coding sequence ATGAATTGGATAAACAAATATTCCTTGATAAGCATTCTACTGCTGTTTATGTCAAATGTATCAATTTGTCAGACAGAGACGGATTCTTTGTGGGATATTTGGACTGACCTAAAAGCAGAAGATACCACACGTTTGGAAGCTCTTATTCAATTCGGAGGTGAAATGGCAAAAACGAATTCAGATAGTGTATTAATACTTTCTGAAATGGGGTTTCAGTATGCTTTGGAAAGTAATCTGTTAAATTACCAAGCAAAAGCCTTAAACCTGAAGGCGAAAACATTATATAGAAAAGGAGAGTATGATGACTCCGAAGAAATTTATGGTCAAGCGATTACTCTAGGAAGAAAAGCGGAGGATAGTTTATTGGTCGCCTCCTCTTTTCAAGGTATTGGGACGGTGTATTATGCTAGAGGAGAATATGAAACTTCAATTGATTATTATCAAAAAAGTTATGCGAGATCTTCTATTTTAAATGATAATATTCTGATGGGTGATGTGATGAATAATATCGGAATCATTAATGTTATTCAGAAAGATTATGAAAGAGCAGAGAAGAATCTAAAGAAATGCGATTCGTTATATATGGCTGCAGGTGACCAAAGAAGTGCTCCATTAACGAACCTTGCAGTATTAAAATTCAGAAAGGGCGACCTTATCCAATCAATGGAATTGTATCTCCAAGCAGTAAGAATAAACGAAAAAAATGGAGACGATTACTCTAACGCTTTTGCCTATTCTAATATCGCCAATATTTATTTCGATCTGAATGATTTTGAAAGGTATGAAGAGTACATTAATAAAAGTCTTGAAATTAGAAGAAAGCTAGGAGATAAAGCCGGTATTTTAAATAACACATTGAACTTGGGGTTAGGCTATTCCAATGAGGATCAATATGAAAAAGCATTACCGATTTTAGAAGAAAGTCTAGCTTTAGCCAAAGAGATTGATGATAAAAACTCGGAAGCTCATATCTTGGTTCATTTAGCTTTTCTTCAGGTGAAGTTGAATGAAACTGAGAACACCTTGGCAACTATTAATGATGCTTTAAAAATAAATAAGAAACTAGGTAATCAATTAGGAATAACACTTTGTAATAAAGCTTACGGTAATTACTATAAGCTAAAAGGGAATAATTCAAAAGCACTGATTTATTACAAAAAGGGATTGAAGATTGCTAAAGAGACAGATCTTGAGCAAACAAAAGATATTTCTGAAAAGATCTATGAAATATATAAAATGCAAAATAATAGTGCTGAAGCTTTAAAGGCTTTTGAACTTTTTGTCACTTCAAAAGATAGCGTTCATAACCTCGAAACTCAAAAGGAAGTTTTGCATCAACAGTATAAGTATGAAAATGAAAAAAGAGCTTTATCAGATAGTCTAAATTATGCAAGTCAGCAACAAATACAACAGGAAAAACTCATTCAATCTAAAAATCAGAAGACCGCATTAATCATCATCTTATCTTTAGTGACAATGTTTACAATTTTTGCCATTAACAGAGTTCGATTAACAAGAAAGCAGAAGAAAATTATTGAAGGGCAAGTTATAGAACTGAATGAACTGAACGAAAATCTAGAGGAAAAAGTCATCGAGCGATCTCAAAAGATAGCCGATCGAGAGGAACAGCTAAGATATGCACTAGAAGCTTCTAATGATGGTATTTGGGATTGGAAGGTAAAATCTAATCGTATGATATTCAGTCCTGCGTTATACACTATGCTAGGTTATGTACCTTATGGGTTTAAGGAAACATGGGAAGAAATACAAAATCGTATTCACCTGGATGACCTTAAGAAAATAGAAGATGCCTCTTATTTGGATTTAATTCTTCAGAGCAACGAGGGTAGTTTGATTACAGAAGCCAGATTAAAAAATAAATTCGGAAAGTATATTTGGGTACAAATCAAAGGTAAAGTAGTGTCTAGAGACAATACTGGTACCCCTGATAGAGTAGTTGGTACCTTCACCGATATTACATCAATTAAACAAAAAGCAAAGGATATTCTAAATGCAGTGATGACCACAGAGGACATAGAAAGAAATAGAATATCTAAAGATATACATGATGGTTTACAACAAACGCTAACGGTTTCTTCATTGAATTTCCAAAAAGTAAGAAAAAGTATTGGTGAGTTACCGACTGAAGTAATAGAAACTTTTGGAATAGGTTATGATTACCTTCAAAAATCAATTACAGAAAGTAGGTCGGTTGCCCATAGTTTAATGCCAAAAGCAATCGTAGATTTTGGTATTATCTCTGCTTTTTAG
- a CDS encoding tetratricopeptide repeat protein, with amino-acid sequence MNKNIFISIFLIFNFSFAFGQNKVDSLWNVWTDINREDTTRLEALFEHSREIIKKNTDSVFTISDIGYQFASEKNLIKYQSSALVIRGKALYRKGRYTEAENTFNEALILAREAKDSLSVSRAIYGIGSTYYARGEYDTTLEYYKKSYAISSLLNDKVRMADVMNNIGIINLIQKDYEEAEKNLKRCHELYTEAGILRSAPLNNLAILKSRKGDVGAAVELQFEALKINEKKKNDYSIAYTYMNIANTYSQLKDDENYLKYTQKSYDIRKRIDDKAGMLRCLSGFGIFYNKKKEYDKALEYYNEALSIALELDRKLSISNILINKVLIKLRTDQLEEVLEMINKTLEINKKLDNKKGIANCYYSYGIYYKKKGNYDKALYYVNKAMTLAEGLEIEQTRDFSKELYKIYSTLGQSQKALKNYEIYIETRDSVLNLESQQDVLHQQYTYENEKRALSDSLNYANKQLIHQEKLTQSRNQKTALIIILTLVTMFTVFAVNRVRFTRIQKRIIEGQVVELNELNENLEEKVIERSQKIADREEQLRYALEASNDGIWDWNIKSNHMIFSPALFTMLGYAPYEFKEKQEEIQDRIHPDDLKKIGTASYLDLILQTKEGNMVTEARLKNKVGKYIWVQIKGKVVSKDTSGNPDRVVGTFTDITSIKQKAQDILNAVMTTEDIERNRISKDIHDGLQQTLTVSSLNFQKVKKSIGELPAEVIETFDIGYDYLQKSITESRSVAHHLMPKAIVDFGIIKAFEDLIYEVDKSADTIEFEFFHNFGEHQINNQQVKLTLYRILQEGVNNIFKYSKATKVDIQLKNYEDIYMLTIEDNGVGFDAKKILKEESGMGFKGMKNRLDAIDGFLEVESKEGRGTTILVEINKNF; translated from the coding sequence ATGAACAAAAATATTTTCATAAGTATCTTCTTGATATTCAATTTTAGTTTTGCCTTCGGACAAAACAAGGTCGATTCTTTATGGAATGTATGGACTGATATTAACCGAGAGGATACCACTCGCCTAGAAGCATTATTCGAACATAGTAGAGAAATAATTAAAAAGAATACAGATAGCGTATTCACAATATCAGATATAGGTTATCAATTTGCAAGTGAAAAAAATCTAATAAAATACCAATCCTCAGCCTTAGTTATAAGGGGGAAAGCTTTGTATAGAAAAGGGCGATATACTGAAGCTGAAAATACATTTAATGAAGCATTAATTTTAGCTAGAGAAGCCAAAGATAGTTTGTCGGTTTCAAGAGCAATTTATGGCATTGGGTCTACCTATTATGCCAGAGGAGAATATGATACTACATTAGAATATTACAAGAAAAGTTACGCTATTTCTTCATTACTAAATGATAAAGTTCGTATGGCTGATGTGATGAACAATATTGGCATAATCAACCTGATCCAAAAAGACTATGAAGAAGCGGAGAAGAACCTAAAAAGATGTCACGAACTTTATACTGAAGCTGGAATTCTGAGAAGTGCACCACTAAATAACCTAGCAATATTAAAATCAAGAAAAGGAGATGTTGGAGCGGCGGTCGAACTACAATTTGAAGCATTAAAAATTAATGAGAAAAAGAAGAATGACTATTCTATTGCATACACCTATATGAATATTGCTAATACCTATTCTCAACTTAAAGACGATGAAAATTACCTAAAATATACTCAGAAAAGCTATGATATTAGAAAACGAATTGATGATAAAGCAGGGATGTTAAGGTGTTTATCTGGCTTTGGTATTTTCTATAATAAAAAGAAAGAATATGATAAAGCACTAGAATATTATAATGAAGCTTTATCGATTGCTTTAGAATTAGACCGTAAACTTTCCATCAGTAATATTCTTATCAATAAAGTACTGATAAAATTAAGAACCGATCAATTAGAAGAAGTTCTGGAGATGATCAATAAGACTTTAGAGATCAATAAAAAATTAGATAATAAAAAAGGGATTGCAAACTGTTACTATAGTTATGGTATCTATTACAAGAAGAAAGGAAATTATGATAAAGCTCTCTATTATGTGAATAAAGCTATGACGCTAGCTGAAGGATTAGAAATTGAACAAACTAGAGATTTTTCAAAAGAGTTATATAAAATCTATTCAACACTAGGACAAAGTCAAAAGGCTTTAAAAAACTACGAAATTTATATTGAAACTAGAGATAGTGTATTAAATCTAGAAAGTCAACAAGATGTTTTGCATCAACAATATACATATGAAAATGAAAAGAGGGCTTTATCAGACAGTCTGAATTACGCAAATAAGCAACTGATTCATCAAGAGAAATTAACCCAATCAAGAAATCAGAAAACAGCTTTAATTATCATATTGACTTTGGTCACAATGTTTACTGTTTTTGCAGTCAATAGAGTTCGATTTACAAGAATACAAAAAAGAATCATTGAAGGGCAAGTTGTAGAACTGAATGAGCTGAATGAAAATCTAGAAGAAAAAGTCATCGAGCGATCACAAAAGATAGCCGACCGAGAGGAACAGCTTAGATATGCATTGGAAGCTTCTAATGATGGTATTTGGGATTGGAATATAAAATCGAACCATATGATATTCAGTCCTGCATTATTCACGATGCTAGGTTATGCACCTTATGAGTTTAAAGAGAAACAGGAAGAGATTCAAGATCGTATCCATCCAGATGATCTAAAGAAAATAGGTACTGCCTCTTACCTCGATTTAATACTTCAAACCAAAGAGGGAAATATGGTGACAGAAGCCAGATTAAAAAATAAAGTCGGAAAGTATATTTGGGTACAGATCAAAGGTAAAGTAGTGTCTAAAGATACTAGTGGAAATCCTGATAGAGTGGTTGGCACTTTTACTGACATTACATCAATTAAACAAAAAGCACAGGATATTCTGAATGCGGTGATGACAACGGAGGATATAGAAAGAAATAGAATCTCCAAAGATATACATGATGGTTTACAGCAAACGCTAACGGTATCCTCATTGAATTTCCAAAAAGTAAAAAAGAGTATTGGTGAGTTACCGGCTGAAGTAATAGAAACTTTTGATATAGGTTATGATTACCTTCAAAAGTCGATCACAGAAAGTCGAAGCGTTGCTCATCACTTAATGCCTAAGGCAATTGTTGATTTTGGAATAATCAAAGCATTTGAAGACTTGATATACGAGGTAGATAAAAGTGCTGATACAATCGAATTTGAGTTCTTCCATAATTTTGGTGAGCATCAAATAAATAACCAACAAGTAAAATTGACCTTATACCGTATTCTTCAAGAAGGTGTCAATAACATATTTAAGTATTCTAAAGCGACAAAAGTAGATATCCAATTAAAAAATTATGAAGATATATATATGCTGACTATTGAGGATAATGGAGTAGGATTTGATGCCAAAAAAATATTGAAGGAAGAGTCAGGTATGGGATTTAAAGGCATGAAAAACCGATTGGATGCTATCGATGGATTCTTAGAAGTAGAAAGTAAAGAAGGGAGAGGAACGACAATTTTGGTAGAAATTAATAAGAACTTTTAG